GCCCATCCACAATGAGATGAACAGCGCAGTCAGCAGGCTGACGATGGCGCGAAACGTCAGATAGGAAAAGACGTTAAAGCCGGAATAATATTTGACCAAATGTTCGGCCAGCCAAACTAACATGTCCCATTCTCCTGTAAAGCGCGTACTACCTCTTCCATGGCAGCACTACGTGAACCCTTAACTAAAATCGTAATTACCTGTTGCTCAGCAATCAGTGATTTAAGACGCGCGATAAGCGCAGTTTTATCGGAAAAATGTTCGCCAACGCCGCTGGCGGTGCTGATAGCATGGCTTTGTTTACCCACACTTAACACGCGGTCAATACCCGCCGCCTTCGCCGCTTCGCCCACCTGTACATGGCAGGCCTCGCTTTCAGCGCCCAGTTCCGCCATATCGCCCACCACCAGCACACGGTAGCCCGGCATTTCAGCCAGTACCTGAACAGCGGCGGTCATGGAGCCGACGTTAGCGTTGTAGGAGTCGTCGAGCAGCAACTGATTTTCCGCCAGTTGAATGGGGAACAGACGGCCTGGAACAGCTTTCAGATTTGCCAGCCCCGCTTTAATAGCATCAAGCGTTGCGCCCACGGACATGGAGAGCGCAGCGGCTGCCAGCGCATTCGCAATATTGTGACGCCCCGGCAACGGCAGCAGAACATCGACGCTACCCGTTGGGGTTTGCAGGGTAAATTCCGTACCGTGCGAGGTCACGTGAATATTGGTGGCGGTGAAATCGCTGTTGTTAGCATTCGGTGAGAAGCGCCACACTTTGCGTGAGCCAATCACACTCTGCCAGTTCAGCCAGTCGTTGTTGTCGGCATTCATAATGGCGATACCGTTTTCCGGCAGGCCGCTAAAGATTTCACCTTTCGCTTTCGCGACACCCGCAAGCGAGCCAAAACCTTCCAGATGCGCCGCTGCCAGGTTGTTGACCAGCGCCGCTTCCGGGCGAGTCAGACTCACAGTCCAGGCAATTTCGCCCTGATGGTTCGCGCCAAGTTCAATTACTGCGTAATCGTACTCTGGCGTTAAGCGCAACAGCGTCATCGGTACACCGATGTCGTTGTTGAGATTGCCTGCCGTATAAAGCGTGTTGCCACACTGGCTTAAAATCGCAGCCGTCATCTCTTTAACGGAGGTTTTGCCGGAGGAACCGGTCAGAGCAACCACGCGCGCCGGAACTTGCTGGCGAACCCATGCAGCCAGTTCACCAAACGCCAGACGAGTATCCTTGACGATTACCTGCGGCAGATCGATATCCAGCGGACGGCTAACCAGTAGTGCACCCGCACCGCCAGCTTTCGCCTGGTCAGCAAAATCATGGGCATCGAAACGTTCGCCTTTCAGGGCAACAAACAGGCAGCCCGGCGTCAGTTTTCGCGTGTCAGTGGTTACAGCATCAAGGGTAATATCTGCACCTTGCAGTTCACCGTTGAGAATATCGGTAAGTTGGCTAAGGGTTACGCTAATCATGCAATCACCCCCAGCAGACGCGCTACCGTGACGCGATCGGAGTAGTCCAGACGCTGGTTGCCAACAATCTGATAATCCTCATGGCCTTTGCCCGCGATCAGCACCACATCATTCTCTTTAGCCTGCATAACGGCGCAAGTCACCGCTTCAGCGCGGCCTTCCATCACTTTGGCATGTCCGGCGTCCAGCATTCCCGCCAGGATATCGTTGATGATGGCACGCGGCTCTTCGGTACGCGGGTTATCGTCCGTCACCACCGCCACGTCAGCAAACTCTTCAGCAATTGCTCCCATCAGTGGACGCTTACCTTTATCACGATCGCCACCACAGCCAAAGACGCACCACAGCTTGCCCGCACAGTGCAAACGCGCCGCCTGTAAGGCTTTTTCCAGTGCATCTGGCGTATGCGCGTAATCCACCACTACCGTCGGTTTGCCTGTCGCAGTGAACACTTCCATACGTCCACAAACCGGCTGCAGGCGTGCGGCAGTTTTCAGCAGGCCAGCCAACGGATAGCCCAGCGCCAGCAGCGTCGCCAGCGCCAGCAGCAAGTTGCTGACGTTAAAAGCGCCCATCAGATGGCTTTCAATTTCGCCATCGCCCCAGCTTGAGCTAAAGCGAATAGTCGCACCGCTGTCGTGATAGTTCACTTCAGTCGCTTTCAACCAGCGTCCGTGACAGTTCGGATTGATATGATCTTCCATTGATACTGCAACCGCGTCCGGCAGTTTTGCCAGCCAGCGGCGGCCCACTTCATCGTCGGCGTTAATAATCGCCTGACCGCAATGATGTTCAGAATAAAGCAGCCATTTCGCGGCTTCGTAGTGTTCCATATCACCATGATAATCAAGGTGATCGCGGCTTAAGTTGGTAAAGACCGACGCCGCAAATTTCAATGCCGCCACACGGTGCTGTACCAGTCCGTGGGAGGAAACTTCCATTGCGCAAAAAGTCGCGCCCTGATCCACCAGTCCCGCCAGCTCATGCTGAACATCGACTGCCGAACCGGTGGTATTTTCTGTCGGGATCACTTTTCCTAGCAGGCCGTTACCAACAGTCCCCATTACCGCGCTGGTTTCGCCAAGCAGTTGGCTCCACTGCGCCAGAAGCTGAGTAGTCGTAGTCTTGCCGTTGGTGCCCGTTACGCCCACGAGACGTAAATTGTCAGAGGGTTCATGGTAAAAGCGGCCCGCCAGTGCAGATAAACGCTCGTTGAGCTGGCTGAGATAGATGACTGGTACGCCGTGCATTTCACGGATTTCACCGTCGGTCGCCTCATCTTTCGCCTCTGCAATAATGGCAGCCACACCTTGCGCTATCGCCTGCGGGATATATCGACGCCCGTCCGCCTGATGACCTACTACAGCTACAAAGAGATCGCCCGCCGCAGCCACACGGCTGTCGAGTGTCATCTCTCGCAGTGCTCGCGAAGGTGCGTCTGGCACCCACGGAGCAAGAAGGTCGCGCAAATTACGATCTGCCACCTGTCCCCTCGCCTTGATTAATCACAAATTCATTTTTATCGCCCGTTGTCAGCGCATCCGGCTCGATGTTCATGGTACGCAATACGCCGCCCATGATGGCACCAAAGACCGGCGCGGAAACGGCGCCGCCGTAGTATTTACCCGCCTGCGGATCGTTGATAACAACAACCAGCGCGAAGCGCGGCTGACTCGCAGGCGCAACGCCTGCGGTATAAGCAATATATTTATTGATGTAGCGACCGTCCGGCCCGACCTTTTTCGCGGTACCGGTTTTAATGGCGATACGATAGCCTTTAATCGCCGCCTTCACGCCGCCACCGCCCGGTAGCGCCACGCTTTCCATCATATGCACCACGGTGCGAACAATGGACTCCGGGAAGACGCGTTCACCGGGAACCGGGGGATCAACTTTGGTAATCGACAGCGGGCGATAAATGCCATAGCTGCCGATAGTTGCGTAGACTCGCGCTAACTGTAACGGTGTTACCATTAGCCCGTAGCCGAAAGAGAAGGTGGCCCTCTCTATGTCAGACCACCGTTGTTTTTGAGGATATAAGCCACTGCGTTCTCCGACCAACCCCAAATTGGTCGCTTTTCCCAGTCCAAAACGTGAGTAAGTATCTACTAACGCTGAGGACGGCATCGCTAACGCCAGTTTGGAAACACCGACGTTACTCGACTTCTGTAATACCCCGGTCAGGGTTAATTCGCTGTAGCGTGCCACGTCTTTGATTTCGTGGCCGTTAATTCGATAAGGAACGGTATTCAGTACCGAGTTTTCCCGCACTACGCCACGTTGCAACGCGGTCATCACCACCATCGGTTTAACCGTTGAACCCGGTTCAAACACGTCAGTGATGGTACGGTTACGCATCGCCTCTTTCGGCGTGCCACTCAGATTGTTTGGGTTGTATGACGGGCTGTTAGCCATCGCCAGCACTTCACCGGTGTTGACATCCACCAGCACGGCGCTACCAGATTCAGCTTTGTTAAAGGCCACCGCGTTGTTCAGTTCGCGATAAACCAGCGCCTGCAGGCGTTCATCAATACTCAGCGCCAGGTTGTGCGCCGCCTGGCTGTCGGTGGAAGAGATATCTTCAATTACGCGACCATAGCGGTCTTTACGCACAATGCGCTCACCCGGCTGCCCGGTAAGCCATTTATCGAAACTCTTCTCGACGCCCTCAATCCCCTGACTATCGACGTTAGTAAAGCCGATGAGGTGAGCGGTCACTTCGCCGGATGGATAATAACGTCGAGATTCTTCACGCAGATGAATCCCCGGCAGTTTCAGTTTTTTGATGTACTCTGCCATGTCAGGGTTTACCTGACGCGCCAGATAAATAAAGCGCCCTTTCGGGTTGGCGTTAATGCGGGCTGAAAGCTGATCCAGCGGAATATTGAGTGCGTTAGCCAGCGCCTTCCAGCGATCACCGACGCTGATACCGCCAGCGTCATGCACTTCTTTCGGGTCAGCCCAAATCGCTTTTACCGGCACGCTCACCGCTAACGGGCGACCAGAACGGTCAGTAATCATGCCGCGGGAGGTGGAAACTTGCTGAACGCGAAGAGAACGCATGTCGCCCTCTTTTACCAGCATATCCGGGGAGATAACTTGTAACCACGCTACGCGTCCGAGCAGAAAAGCCAGCGCCAGGAGAATACAGCCGCATAACAACGCAAAACGCCAACTGATAAAGTTGGCATGTTCTTCCTGACGTTTTGGTTTCTGCGTTTTCGCCGCTGCTTTCATGCGTCGCGTTTATCCTTATTTTTGCACTACGATATTTTCTTGTGACGGATCAACATGCTGCATTTGCAGCTTTTCCGTGGCGATCCTTTCCACCCGGCTATGGTCGCCGAGCGCATTCTCTTCAAGGATCAGGTTGCGCCATTCAATGTCTAAAGCATCTCGCTCCAGCACCAGTTGTTCGCGCTGAGCGGTCAGTAAACGGGTATGGTGCGCCGTGGTTACCACGGTCACCGCCGTCAAAATAATGCAAATGAACAGGCAGAGTGGCAGCTTCCCAAATCGCAAAAGATCGTCACCGATAACACCAGGCAATGCATGGCGCTCGTGGCTTCCCATCGATCCTTTAACTTTGCTTAGAGCTTCTGTCACTCTGCTGATCATGCGTTCGTCCTCTCTGCAATACGCAGAACTGAACTACGGGCACGAGGGTTCTCAGCCACCTCTTCTTCGCCCGGCATTAACTTGCCTAGTGCTCGCAGCTGACGGCCACCCAGTTTTTTGAGCTGCTCTTCAGTCATCGGTAACCCTGCCGGAACTTGCGGACCACGGCTGTTTTCACGCATAAAGCGCTTCACAATGCGGTCTTCCAGCGAGTGGAAGCTGATGATCGAGAGCCGCCC
The nucleotide sequence above comes from Escherichia coli. Encoded proteins:
- the murF gene encoding UDP-N-acetylmuramoyl-tripeptide--D-alanyl-D-alanine ligase, translating into MISVTLSQLTDILNGELQGADITLDAVTTDTRKLTPGCLFVALKGERFDAHDFADQAKAGGAGALLVSRPLDIDLPQVIVKDTRLAFGELAAWVRQQVPARVVALTGSSGKTSVKEMTAAILSQCGNTLYTAGNLNNDIGVPMTLLRLTPEYDYAVIELGANHQGEIAWTVSLTRPEAALVNNLAAAHLEGFGSLAGVAKAKGEIFSGLPENGIAIMNADNNDWLNWQSVIGSRKVWRFSPNANNSDFTATNIHVTSHGTEFTLQTPTGSVDVLLPLPGRHNIANALAAAALSMSVGATLDAIKAGLANLKAVPGRLFPIQLAENQLLLDDSYNANVGSMTAAVQVLAEMPGYRVLVVGDMAELGAESEACHVQVGEAAKAAGIDRVLSVGKQSHAISTASGVGEHFSDKTALIARLKSLIAEQQVITILVKGSRSAAMEEVVRALQENGTC
- the murE gene encoding UDP-N-acetylmuramoyl-L-alanyl-D-glutamate--2,6-diaminopimelate ligase, whose translation is MADRNLRDLLAPWVPDAPSRALREMTLDSRVAAAGDLFVAVVGHQADGRRYIPQAIAQGVAAIIAEAKDEATDGEIREMHGVPVIYLSQLNERLSALAGRFYHEPSDNLRLVGVTGTNGKTTTTQLLAQWSQLLGETSAVMGTVGNGLLGKVIPTENTTGSAVDVQHELAGLVDQGATFCAMEVSSHGLVQHRVAALKFAASVFTNLSRDHLDYHGDMEHYEAAKWLLYSEHHCGQAIINADDEVGRRWLAKLPDAVAVSMEDHINPNCHGRWLKATEVNYHDSGATIRFSSSWGDGEIESHLMGAFNVSNLLLALATLLALGYPLAGLLKTAARLQPVCGRMEVFTATGKPTVVVDYAHTPDALEKALQAARLHCAGKLWCVFGCGGDRDKGKRPLMGAIAEEFADVAVVTDDNPRTEEPRAIINDILAGMLDAGHAKVMEGRAEAVTCAVMQAKENDVVLIAGKGHEDYQIVGNQRLDYSDRVTVARLLGVIA
- the ftsI gene encoding peptidoglycan glycosyltransferase FtsI → MKAAAKTQKPKRQEEHANFISWRFALLCGCILLALAFLLGRVAWLQVISPDMLVKEGDMRSLRVQQVSTSRGMITDRSGRPLAVSVPVKAIWADPKEVHDAGGISVGDRWKALANALNIPLDQLSARINANPKGRFIYLARQVNPDMAEYIKKLKLPGIHLREESRRYYPSGEVTAHLIGFTNVDSQGIEGVEKSFDKWLTGQPGERIVRKDRYGRVIEDISSTDSQAAHNLALSIDERLQALVYRELNNAVAFNKAESGSAVLVDVNTGEVLAMANSPSYNPNNLSGTPKEAMRNRTITDVFEPGSTVKPMVVMTALQRGVVRENSVLNTVPYRINGHEIKDVARYSELTLTGVLQKSSNVGVSKLALAMPSSALVDTYSRFGLGKATNLGLVGERSGLYPQKQRWSDIERATFSFGYGLMVTPLQLARVYATIGSYGIYRPLSITKVDPPVPGERVFPESIVRTVVHMMESVALPGGGGVKAAIKGYRIAIKTGTAKKVGPDGRYINKYIAYTAGVAPASQPRFALVVVINDPQAGKYYGGAVSAPVFGAIMGGVLRTMNIEPDALTTGDKNEFVINQGEGTGGRS
- the ftsL gene encoding cell division protein FtsL, with the protein product MISRVTEALSKVKGSMGSHERHALPGVIGDDLLRFGKLPLCLFICIILTAVTVVTTAHHTRLLTAQREQLVLERDALDIEWRNLILEENALGDHSRVERIATEKLQMQHVDPSQENIVVQK